A single window of Phycisphaerae bacterium DNA harbors:
- a CDS encoding SLBB domain-containing protein, translating to MTATVRIKVLGVSAAFCAACVAASGGCKKGESAQWLLNGLIDPTQTGQFLEPKRNEIRGSLSILEEPVGIQEAEEPQPEDLAAEYTEHRFVPGDTIAISVFELLIPGQATVQQFTLSNSGYESLPVLGRVKVAGFTPVELELELKEQIRAAGILPDPEVQITLLETRSQRFSIIGSVARAGTYEIPHPDYRLLSAIADAGGIPPQIRTIYVFRRGAVPGASGVPTTVPTEDSVVRRFGGRRSGTLTMSETSSGPASTSRAAPPPETMPAVTEPALQILPSTPSTAATRDTESVVDELRILEGAPEPTRQIPVWDAETGSWVIRNVESAPSPATKDGAVSPTRPAGQETADGEGMAGEELATAIRIIEIPTKELLAGDPRYNVVIRPFDLINVPPGPVGEFYVMGNISRPGAYDLTGRRLTVKEAIASSGGFGPLAWPSRADLVRRVSQDEEQIIQLDLDAIFAGTAPDFYLKPNDIVNVGTTPAAVFLAVLRNAFRFSYGFGFVYDRNFADGDSFQAKEQLKQRRFQEAQAKGLPG from the coding sequence GTGACTGCGACGGTGCGGATCAAAGTGCTCGGGGTGAGCGCGGCGTTTTGCGCGGCCTGTGTGGCGGCGTCGGGCGGGTGCAAAAAGGGCGAGAGCGCGCAGTGGCTGCTCAACGGTCTCATCGATCCCACGCAGACGGGTCAGTTTCTCGAACCCAAGCGTAATGAGATTCGAGGGTCGTTGAGTATTCTCGAAGAGCCGGTCGGGATTCAAGAGGCTGAAGAGCCGCAGCCGGAGGACCTGGCGGCGGAATATACGGAGCATCGGTTTGTCCCGGGGGATACGATCGCGATTTCGGTGTTCGAGCTGCTGATTCCCGGACAGGCGACGGTGCAGCAGTTTACGTTGAGCAACTCGGGTTACGAATCGTTGCCGGTGCTGGGCCGGGTGAAGGTGGCGGGATTCACGCCGGTGGAACTGGAGTTGGAATTGAAGGAGCAGATCCGGGCGGCGGGGATTCTTCCTGACCCGGAGGTCCAGATTACATTGCTCGAAACGCGCTCCCAGCGGTTTTCGATCATCGGCAGTGTGGCGCGGGCGGGGACGTACGAAATCCCGCACCCGGACTATCGACTGCTCAGCGCGATCGCGGACGCGGGGGGGATTCCGCCGCAGATTCGAACGATCTACGTGTTCCGACGGGGCGCGGTCCCCGGCGCCTCGGGTGTTCCGACGACTGTGCCCACAGAGGACAGTGTCGTTCGGCGTTTCGGCGGGAGGCGGTCCGGGACTCTGACGATGTCGGAGACGTCCAGTGGACCGGCCTCAACCAGCCGCGCCGCGCCGCCGCCGGAGACGATGCCCGCGGTGACGGAGCCGGCATTGCAGATTCTGCCGTCGACACCCTCGACGGCGGCGACGCGCGACACGGAGAGTGTTGTCGATGAGTTGCGGATTCTCGAAGGAGCCCCCGAGCCGACGCGGCAGATTCCGGTGTGGGATGCGGAGACCGGTTCGTGGGTGATTCGGAATGTGGAGTCTGCGCCGAGCCCGGCGACCAAGGACGGGGCAGTGAGTCCCACGCGGCCGGCGGGGCAGGAGACGGCGGACGGCGAGGGAATGGCGGGGGAGGAACTGGCCACGGCGATTCGGATCATCGAGATTCCGACCAAGGAGTTGCTGGCGGGCGATCCGCGGTACAATGTGGTGATTCGGCCGTTCGATCTGATCAATGTTCCGCCCGGCCCGGTGGGCGAGTTCTATGTGATGGGGAACATTTCCCGACCCGGGGCGTACGATCTGACGGGCCGGCGGTTGACGGTGAAGGAAGCGATTGCGTCGTCGGGCGGGTTCGGGCCGCTGGCCTGGCCTTCGCGGGCGGACCTGGTCCGGCGGGTCAGCCAGGATGAGGAACAGATCATTCAGTTGGACCTGGACGCGATCTTCGCGGGAACGGCGCCGGACTTCTATTTGAAGCCGAACGATATCGTGAATGTGGGAACGACGCCGGCGGCGGTCTTTTTGGCGGTATTGCGGAACGCCTTTCGGTTTAGCTACGGGTTCGGTTTCGTGTATGATCGTAATTTCGCGGACGGCGATTCGTTCCAGGCCAAGGAACAGCTTAAGCAACGTCGGTTCCAGGAAGCCCAGGCCAAGGGCCTTCCGGGCTAG